The following is a genomic window from Deltaproteobacteria bacterium.
GAGCAGGAACGGCACGTCGCGGTGGATCTCGCCCTTGCGCGCGTGCACGCTCGCGTAGCCGCGCGCGTCGATGAGCGGGTTCTCGCCGAGGTACAGGTGGCCCTCGAGGTGCGCGCCGCCCGTGAGCGTGCCGGACATGAAGGTCTTGGGCGCTTGCGAGACTTTCCAGAGATCGAGCAGGTCGAAGCCCTTGCTCTCGGCGTCGACCTCCCACGGAATCGGGCCGTCGCCGCCCATCTCGAGGGCGAGCTCGCCGGTCAGCTCGCCGCGCGGCGAGAACTGGAGGCGCGAGCGAAACAGCTCGGCGCGCGAGCCCACCGCGCGGAACTCGCCCTGATAACTCTTCGTGAGGAAGCGCCCGAGTGAGCTCACGTTCCAGGCGAAACGTCCCGTCGCCCACACGTTCGGGTCCGCAGCCGGCGCAGCGGGCGCGCGCTTTTCGCCGAGCGTCAGCTCCGCGCTGATGGAGCCGCCGTCGCGCAGCGGCTCACCGTCTTTGCCGCGCGCCTTGCGGTAGATCGCGTCGCCCTCGATCGCGAAGCCCGCCCACGCGCCGCTCTCGACGGCGTACTCGTAGTGGTTCTCGCCGCGCGTGATCTCGGCGACCACGTCTTCCAGCGTGCAGAAGAGCAGCGGGTGCGAGAGGCGATCGACGTCGAGGTCGAGCGTGGTCCAGTTCGGCGTGTAGGGCGGGCGGCGGCGCGACTCGACCCACGCGCGCAAGTCGTCCACCGCCCCGATGCGCGGAACGGGCGCGGGGCGATCGCACGCGAGGTCGTCGAGAGCTTTCACGCGCGAGACGCCGTGCAGCTTCACCGAGAGGCGCGGCAGGCGGCGCTCGCGGAAGCGTGCGCTCGCGGCCTGCACGTCGAGCGTGTCGCCATCGAACGAGACGGCGCCTGCGACTTCGCGCAAGCGGTCGCTCTCGCCGATGCGCAGCTCCGCGTTCGCGAGGCCGAGCTTCAGCTCGAGCTCGCCGCTGCGCGCGAGCACGTCGCCCGCCGCCATCTCCCTCACGCCCGCGACGCTGCTCTTCAGCGCGACCTCGAGCGGCGCGATCTCGCCGCTCACGATGCGGTCGAGCGCGCGATCAGCGGCATCGCGCGCGCCGCGCGGGAGCTGTGCGGCGATGCGCGCGAGGTCGTCGCGGCTGACGCGCTCGATCTGAGCCGTCGCGCCGAGCGCGCTCGCCTCACTGAGTGGCAGCGCGAGCGCGAGCGAGCCCTTCACGCCGAGGGCGCCATCCGAGATCGCGAGCTCGCTCGCGCGCAGCTCGCGCTCGCTGGCGGTGAGCGCAAGCGCGAGCTTCGGCGCGCGCATGCGCAGCGCGATCGCGCGTGCGGGATCGTCCGCGGCGCCGAGCTCGCCCGCGATGTCGCGGCCCGAGAGCGCGAGGCGCAGCGCATGCGGAGCATTCGCCTCGGCGCGCCACGAGAGGTCCGCTTGCGCGCGGCCCGAGAGCGACTCCGGGCGACCCAGCGCCGCGAACAGCGGAGCGAGCGGCACGCTCGGCAGCGAGAGCGCGGCGTCGACGGCGTCCTCTGCGACGCTGAGGCGCAGCGCGAGCGGCGCCGCCGCGCCGTCCGCAAGCAGCGCGCGGCCGGCGACCTCCCACGCGCCCTCCTCGCTGAGGCGAGCGCACGAGAACGCGACGCGATCGAGCTCGAGCACGCGCCGCGGCGCACTCGCGCTCGTGAGGACGAGCGCGATGCGATCCGCCTCGACCGGAGGCACGGGGCACGGCTTCGCGCGCAGCTGCGTCGCGACGCGCGTCATCGCCTCGACCGCGCGCGTGAGCGGGTCTTCCTCGGATGCCGCTTTCGGCGCGGTCGCCGCGACGGGCTCTGGCAGGCTCACCTCGATCCCCGACAGCGCGAGCCCGCGCAGCTCGAGGCGGCGCAGGATGAGCAGGAACGGGTCGAGGCGGGCGCTCGCGCGCTCGATGGCGATCGAACGGTCCCCCGGCAGCGGCCCGGCGCGCAGCTCGCTGGCCTCGACGAGAATCCACGGCAGCTCCTCGGTCAGGCTCACCCGCACGGCGCCCAGCCGAACCGGCGCCCCGAGCTGCTTCGAGAGCTGCGCCTCTGCCTCGGTGCGCAGCCGTTCCGGCGCGAGCTGCGACGCGGCATAGAAGCCGCCCAGGGCCGCCGCCCCGAACACGCAGACCCCGAGCAGGAAGAACAGGATGGCGCGACGCAAGAGGACCCCGTCCAGCGAGCCACCATAGGCCCGGCTTCTCTCCGCGCACCGGGGCCTGTGCAGCGCCGCCAAACAGGGACTCGCGCCGGCCGCCGGAATTCGAGACGCCAGAGCGTGCATCCGGGCCCGGCCGGAATGTGGCTCTGCTCACCGGGAGAGCGGCGCAAAACTCGGGTTCGGGAGCTCGCGAGGGGTGGGGCTAGGCGCCCGGTCCGCCGCTTCAAAACGCACCTCGTCGGCCGGGTCGATGCGTGCCAAGCGCTGATTTCTGCTCAAGAAATTCCGCGTGGGTTCCGAAATCAGCCAGCAGCGAGAAGCTCGCCTCACACCGAGGCGGGCAAGCGAGCGAAGCGAGCGCAGCTGGGGCCGGCGCGACGCGGAGCTCGCAACGGTGGAGAGACACGGTGGACGCAGAAGACCAGAACGAATTCCAGCCGAACCGCGTGCGCGAGATTCGTGAGAACCGCCTGATGACGCAGGCGCAGCTCGCACGGAAGGCCAAGGTGGCGCTGCGGACGATCCACAGTGTCGAGAAGGGCATGAACTGCCGCATGGACACGAAGCGCAAGATCCTGCTCGCGCTCGGCATGCGCTTCGAAGACAAGGAGTTCGTGTTCCCCTCGCTGCATCGCCGCGGCCTCGAGAATCTGCCGCCGATGCCGAGCGATCCGAACTCGGGCTTTCCGAACTGACTCTCGCCGCGGCGACGCGGCGAGTTCGACGAGAGGCCGGGCATCGCCCCGGCCTTTCGTGGTTCTGGCGCGCGGTGCGCAGCGCAGCGCCTACCATCGCTCACGACGAGCGGGAGGTGCGCGTCATTCCGGAACGCAGTGCAGAGCGCGGGGCCCTGATCGCCGACATCGCCGGCATCGTCACGCGCTCGCACGATCTGCGAGAGACGCTCGACAACGTCACGGACCTCGTCGCGAAGCGTCTCGATGCCGACGTGTGCTCCGTGTACCTAACAAGCACGGATCGCTCCGCGCTCACGCTCTCGGCCACGATCGGCCTCGACAGAGCCTCGGTGGGCGCGGTGAAGCTCGCGATGGGCGAGGGGCTCGTGGGCCACGTCGGCGCGCGCGGCGAGGCGGAGGCGTTCGCGGACGCGCAGAAGCATCCCGCCTACAAGTACTTTCCCGAGACGAAGGAAGAGCAGTTCGCCTCGCTCGCGGCGGCGCCTCTGAAGGTGCGCGGGCTCTCTGGTGAAGGCCTCACGATCGGAGTGCTCGTGGTGCAGACGCGCGAGGCGCGGCAGTTCTCCGAAGCGGACGTGGAGATGCTCGAGACGTGCGCGCAGCTCATCGCGCCCGTGGTGATGAACTCGCAGCTGCTCGCGGTGGTGGCAGGCGGCGAAGAGCGGCGCTCACGGCTGATCGCCGACCTCGGCGGGGCGGCGGCCGCGACCGAGGGCGCGAAGCGCGCCGAGCGCAACGCGGTGCTGAAGGGCATCGCGACGTCGCGCGGCATCGCGATCGGGCCGGTGTTCTTCCTCGGCGACGCGATCGACCTCGACAGCGTCGAGTACGCGCCGAACCGCGACGCCGCGCAGGAGAAGCGCGACCTCGACGGCGCGCTCGCCGAAGCGAGGCGCGAGCTGCAGGAGCTGCGTGAGGACGTGACGCAGCGCTTCGGCCCCGACTTCGCGGCCGTGTTCCACACGCACATCCAGATGCTCGAGGACAAGGGCTTCGTGCAGAAGCTCGAGCGCGAGCTCGCGCGCACCGGCAACGCGCTCGAATCCCTGAAGCGCGTGCTCGCCGAGTACGCGCGCATGTTCGGTGCGCTCACCGACCCGTACTTCCGCGAGCGCGGTGTCGACATCCAGGACGTGGGCCAGCGCGTGGCGGCGCGCTTGTTGGGGGTGCGCCACCACGATCAGCAGCTGATGGACGGCGCCATCGTCGTCGCCTCGCAGCTCTTGCCCGCGCACTTCGCGACGCTCGACGTCGAGAAGGTCGCCGCGGTCGTGTCCGAGCACGGCGGCCCGGCCTCGCACGGCGCGATCTTCGCGCGCGCGCTCGAGATCCCCGCGGTCACCGGCGTCGCCGGCATTCTCGAAGCTGCGCGCGCGGGTGAGCTCGCCGTGGTCGACGGCGAAGCGGGCCGCGTGATCCTCTCGCCCGACGAAGACCTGAGGGGCGCGTACTCGAAGGCCCGGCAGCGCGCGATGGTCGCGGTCGAGCACCTCGACGCGCTGAGCGAGCGCCCCGCCGAGACGCGCGACGGCCTGCGCGTGCGCCTCACCGCGAACGCCGGCCTGCTCTCGGACCTGCGCCTGGTCGAGCGCCACGGCGCCGAGGGCATCGGCCTGTTCCGCACCGAGCTGCTCGCGCTCGTGCACAAGGGCTTCCCGACCGAGGAAGAGCAGGAGAAGCTCTACGAACAGGTCGCCGTCGCGATGAAGCCGCGGCCGGTCACGATTCGCACGCTCGACCTCGGCGGCGACAAGGCGATCCCGCAGCTCGAGATGGAGACCGAGGCGAACCCGCAGCTCGGCTGGCGCTCGATCCGCCTGTCGCTCTCGCACCTCGACGCGTTCCGGGCGCAGCTGCGCGCGATCCTGCGCGCGAGCGCGCACGG
Proteins encoded in this region:
- a CDS encoding AsmA-like C-terminal domain-containing protein — its product is MRRAILFFLLGVCVFGAAALGGFYAASQLAPERLRTEAEAQLSKQLGAPVRLGAVRVSLTEELPWILVEASELRAGPLPGDRSIAIERASARLDPFLLILRRLELRGLALSGIEVSLPEPVAATAPKAASEEDPLTRAVEAMTRVATQLRAKPCPVPPVEADRIALVLTSASAPRRVLELDRVAFSCARLSEEGAWEVAGRALLADGAAAPLALRLSVAEDAVDAALSLPSVPLAPLFAALGRPESLSGRAQADLSWRAEANAPHALRLALSGRDIAGELGAADDPARAIALRMRAPKLALALTASERELRASELAISDGALGVKGSLALALPLSEASALGATAQIERVSRDDLARIAAQLPRGARDAADRALDRIVSGEIAPLEVALKSSVAGVREMAAGDVLARSGELELKLGLANAELRIGESDRLREVAGAVSFDGDTLDVQAASARFRERRLPRLSVKLHGVSRVKALDDLACDRPAPVPRIGAVDDLRAWVESRRRPPYTPNWTTLDLDVDRLSHPLLFCTLEDVVAEITRGENHYEYAVESGAWAGFAIEGDAIYRKARGKDGEPLRDGGSISAELTLGEKRAPAAPAADPNVWATGRFAWNVSSLGRFLTKSYQGEFRAVGSRAELFRSRLQFSPRGELTGELALEMGGDGPIPWEVDAESKGFDLLDLWKVSQAPKTFMSGTLTGGAHLEGHLYLGENPLIDARGYASVHARKGEIHRDVPFLLAVAMTDEKVDPFGKRDRFPYQAIDLEGPIENGWMTSRTLTLEGKSERMAATGKTHLSEPYELESVIGMYTIPTIDSIVGAIPIFNVLLLGEDRSLAGFYFQVTGEWTKPVVTPLVGKTVASGPASVVLEGVPNFVFGSLRALGEILTPPAPKKPAATTAPAPQAAPTPESAGESAPSTS
- the ptsP gene encoding phosphoenolpyruvate--protein phosphotransferase, with amino-acid sequence MRVIPERSAERGALIADIAGIVTRSHDLRETLDNVTDLVAKRLDADVCSVYLTSTDRSALTLSATIGLDRASVGAVKLAMGEGLVGHVGARGEAEAFADAQKHPAYKYFPETKEEQFASLAAAPLKVRGLSGEGLTIGVLVVQTREARQFSEADVEMLETCAQLIAPVVMNSQLLAVVAGGEERRSRLIADLGGAAAATEGAKRAERNAVLKGIATSRGIAIGPVFFLGDAIDLDSVEYAPNRDAAQEKRDLDGALAEARRELQELREDVTQRFGPDFAAVFHTHIQMLEDKGFVQKLERELARTGNALESLKRVLAEYARMFGALTDPYFRERGVDIQDVGQRVAARLLGVRHHDQQLMDGAIVVASQLLPAHFATLDVEKVAAVVSEHGGPASHGAIFARALEIPAVTGVAGILEAARAGELAVVDGEAGRVILSPDEDLRGAYSKARQRAMVAVEHLDALSERPAETRDGLRVRLTANAGLLSDLRLVERHGAEGIGLFRTELLALVHKGFPTEEEQEKLYEQVAVAMKPRPVTIRTLDLGGDKAIPQLEMETEANPQLGWRSIRLSLSHLDAFRAQLRAILRASAHGNVRMLIPMVSAIEELRRVRELVEEAKRELSAAEVPFDPKLPVGVMIEVPSAAVIADALARECDFFSIGTNDLTQYTLAVDRGNERVAHLYDSLHPAVLSLIDRSVRAARKAGIAISVCGEMASNPLAVPILVGLGLGELSGVASAVPLVKEIVRALDSATAADDARRALEAATVSEVRAISAARLAQSGLFDHPDLGEFLRTAVQGAGGNGGGRA